A window of the Candidatus Saccharibacteria bacterium oral taxon 488 genome harbors these coding sequences:
- the hpt gene encoding hypoxanthine phosphoribosyltransferase, translated as MNQDIAKILVTTEQINNAVAQLGRELTAEYRDKNPLIIGILRGAAPFMIDLVRAMDCYLEIDFIDVSSYGDATESSGAVTILKDIDSDVTGRHILLVEDIVDTGRTLERLLELFSGRGASSIKVCSLLDKPERRIANVTADYVGLSVPNEFVVGYGLDFRQQYRNLPYIGVLRPEVYQG; from the coding sequence ATGAATCAAGACATTGCTAAAATCCTCGTGACTACTGAGCAAATTAACAATGCAGTGGCGCAGCTGGGCCGAGAGCTGACGGCAGAATATCGTGACAAAAACCCGCTGATCATCGGTATACTGCGCGGTGCAGCACCGTTTATGATTGATCTAGTGCGAGCGATGGACTGTTACCTGGAAATCGATTTCATTGACGTCTCTAGCTACGGCGACGCAACTGAATCATCCGGCGCGGTCACTATTCTCAAAGACATTGATAGCGACGTTACTGGGCGGCATATTTTGCTGGTCGAAGACATCGTCGATACCGGTCGAACGTTGGAAAGGTTGCTAGAATTATTCTCTGGTCGCGGTGCGTCCTCAATCAAAGTCTGCTCACTACTCGACAAACCCGAACGACGTATCGCCAACGTTACCGCCGATTACGTCGGCCTGTCAGTTCCTAACGAATTCGTCGTCGGCTACGGCCTAGACTTCCGCCAACAATACCGAAACCTACCGTATATCGGAGTGTTGAGACCTGAGGTGTATCAGGGATAA